One part of the Paracoccus sp. MBLB3053 genome encodes these proteins:
- a CDS encoding ABC transporter permease, which produces MYRYLFRRMIALGLSLAVASAVIFAVVELVPGDPASFMLGTGAQPETVAALRDQLGLDQPWLLRYADWLGGILSGDLGQSFTYKTPVAEMILDRLQVSLPLALMALLLSVAIAFPIGMVAASRRGRPTDSLLMGATQIGISLPNFWFAMLLVLLFAVRLRLLPAGGFPGWGDPAAAFRALILPAVALALPQAAIIARVLRSALIETLGQDYIRTARAKGLSRGQALRRHALRNALIPVLTILGMQFSFLLAGAIIIENVFYLPGLGRLIFQAITQRDLIVVQSAVLVLVTAVIIVTFLVDIGYAAVDPRLRRR; this is translated from the coding sequence ATGTACCGCTACCTGTTCCGCCGCATGATCGCCTTGGGCCTCAGCCTCGCTGTGGCCTCTGCCGTGATTTTCGCGGTGGTCGAGCTGGTGCCCGGCGACCCTGCCAGCTTCATGCTGGGGACAGGGGCGCAGCCGGAAACCGTCGCCGCGCTGCGCGACCAGCTTGGACTGGATCAGCCCTGGCTGCTGCGCTACGCAGATTGGCTGGGCGGCATCCTCTCGGGCGATCTGGGCCAGAGCTTCACCTACAAGACGCCTGTTGCGGAGATGATCCTGGACCGGTTGCAGGTCTCCCTCCCGCTTGCGCTGATGGCACTGCTGCTTTCCGTGGCGATCGCCTTTCCCATCGGCATGGTCGCAGCATCGCGCCGGGGACGACCGACCGACAGCCTGCTGATGGGCGCGACGCAGATCGGGATCTCGCTGCCGAATTTCTGGTTCGCGATGCTTCTGGTCCTGCTGTTTGCCGTCCGTCTTAGGCTGCTTCCCGCCGGCGGCTTCCCGGGTTGGGGCGATCCGGCAGCTGCTTTCAGAGCCCTCATCCTTCCCGCGGTCGCGCTGGCTTTGCCTCAGGCGGCGATCATCGCGCGCGTCCTGCGTTCGGCCCTGATCGAGACGCTGGGTCAGGATTACATCCGCACCGCCCGCGCAAAGGGGCTGAGCCGGGGGCAGGCGCTGCGTCGCCATGCCCTTCGCAATGCGCTGATCCCGGTGCTGACCATCCTGGGGATGCAGTTTTCCTTCCTGCTGGCCGGAGCCATCATCATCGAGAACGTCTTCTATCTGCCCGGGCTGGGCCGTCTGATCTTCCAGGCGATCACGCAGCGAGACCTGATCGTCGTGCAAAGCGCCGTGCTGGTGCTGGTCACGGCGGTCATCATCGTGACCTTTCTCGTCGATATCGGCTACGCGGCGGTTGATCCGAGGTTGCGCCGCAGATGA
- a CDS encoding ABC transporter permease, which translates to MKLSLFLGTLLAGIAVFAAAISFIWTPADVTQLSVPQKLLPPSAAHWLGTDHLGRDMLSMIMVGARTSIAVAIVAVVVGMGLGVPLGLLAASRSGGWLDEIIMRGNDLIFAFPSLVIAILITAAFGPSALNAILAIGIFNIPVFARVTRGSALPIWTLDYIRAAQVAGKGAIRISLQHILPNIANILIVQATIQFSLGILAEAGLSYVGLGAQPPTPSWGRMLADAQTMISLAPHVAIVPGLAIVMTVLGLNLLGDGLRDALDPRLRGSR; encoded by the coding sequence ATGAAGCTGTCGTTGTTTCTCGGAACCCTGCTTGCCGGGATTGCGGTTTTCGCTGCGGCCATTTCCTTCATCTGGACCCCTGCCGACGTGACACAACTGTCCGTGCCGCAGAAGCTTCTGCCGCCGTCGGCGGCGCATTGGCTTGGAACGGATCATCTGGGGCGCGATATGCTTTCGATGATCATGGTGGGGGCGCGCACCTCGATCGCGGTTGCCATTGTCGCCGTGGTCGTCGGCATGGGCCTTGGCGTGCCTCTGGGCCTTCTGGCCGCAAGCAGGTCGGGCGGTTGGCTGGATGAAATCATCATGCGCGGGAATGACTTGATCTTTGCCTTTCCCAGCCTTGTCATCGCGATCCTGATCACTGCGGCATTCGGTCCGTCCGCCCTGAACGCGATCCTTGCCATCGGCATCTTCAACATTCCGGTCTTTGCACGCGTCACGCGCGGCTCGGCCTTGCCAATCTGGACGCTGGACTACATCCGCGCGGCACAGGTCGCCGGCAAGGGGGCCATTCGCATCAGCCTCCAGCACATCCTGCCCAACATCGCGAATATCCTGATCGTGCAGGCCACGATCCAGTTCAGCCTCGGGATCCTGGCCGAGGCGGGTCTTTCCTATGTGGGGCTTGGCGCACAGCCGCCGACGCCCAGCTGGGGTCGAATGTTGGCCGATGCGCAGACGATGATCTCGCTTGCCCCCCATGTCGCCATCGTGCCGGGCCTGGCCATCGTGATGACCGTGCTGGGACTGAATCTTCTGGGCGATGGGCTGCGCGACGCGCTGGACCCGAGATTGCGTGGTTCCCGATGA
- a CDS encoding ABC transporter ATP-binding protein codes for MIETRSLSVSIGKVELLHGINLRLAPGEITALVGESGSGKSLTALAIMGLLPQGMQTEGSVDLDGTNLLSLPEPELCRIRGKRIGMIFQEPMTALNPLMSIGDQVAEALCLHQGMKRHEALSRARERLDRVGLPGPRFGLDLYPHQLSGGQRQRVAIALAIAERPDLLIADEPTTALDVTTQARILDLLRELVRDEDMSLLLITHDLAVVADIADEVVVMRHGAAVEHGPTERIFRRPAHPYTRSLLAAVTRPPRLVLSAKEQTPLLEVRNVTRRYAASHHVKSQTVARPAAVDDVSLTIHEREAVGLVGESGCGKSTLTRAILGLEPVQSGQIEIAGEKVRAGWSMPRELRARMQVVFQDPFGSFDPRWRVESLVAEPFHLTGKPRNWRDQVAEALFEVGVTGDVMRRYIHEFSGGQRQRIALARALIIRPSLLILDEAVSALDAGVRGQVLDLLAQIRVKHGLACLFISHDLSVVRQVTDRVLIMQEGRIVESGPTEIIFESPKHGYTQELLRATPRIPDRYRIDATV; via the coding sequence ATGATCGAAACGCGAAGCCTGAGCGTCAGCATCGGCAAGGTTGAGCTGCTGCATGGGATCAACCTGCGCCTCGCACCGGGTGAGATCACGGCTCTGGTGGGGGAAAGCGGTTCGGGCAAATCGCTGACCGCGCTTGCCATCATGGGCCTTCTGCCGCAAGGCATGCAGACCGAGGGCAGCGTCGACCTGGACGGCACGAACCTGCTGAGCCTGCCTGAACCCGAGCTGTGCCGCATTCGCGGAAAGCGGATCGGCATGATTTTCCAGGAACCGATGACCGCGCTGAACCCCCTGATGTCCATCGGGGATCAGGTTGCCGAGGCGCTTTGCCTGCATCAGGGAATGAAGCGGCACGAGGCCCTTTCGCGTGCACGCGAACGGCTGGACCGGGTCGGGCTGCCCGGCCCGCGCTTTGGACTGGATCTTTACCCCCATCAACTTTCGGGCGGGCAGAGACAGCGCGTGGCGATCGCCCTTGCGATCGCGGAACGGCCCGATCTGCTGATCGCAGACGAACCGACCACGGCGCTCGACGTGACCACCCAGGCCCGGATCCTGGATCTGCTGCGTGAACTTGTCCGCGACGAAGACATGTCGCTGCTCCTGATCACCCATGATCTGGCCGTGGTTGCCGATATCGCCGACGAGGTTGTGGTCATGCGACACGGCGCCGCTGTCGAGCATGGACCAACCGAGCGCATTTTCCGCCGTCCCGCGCATCCCTATACCCGAAGCCTGCTCGCCGCCGTCACCCGCCCGCCGCGACTGGTTCTCTCGGCGAAGGAGCAGACCCCGCTGCTCGAAGTTCGGAACGTCACCCGGCGCTACGCCGCCTCCCACCACGTGAAAAGCCAAACCGTTGCCAGACCTGCCGCGGTCGATGATGTCAGCCTGACCATCCACGAGCGCGAGGCCGTGGGTCTTGTCGGTGAATCAGGGTGCGGCAAATCCACCCTGACGCGCGCAATCCTCGGGCTCGAGCCGGTTCAATCGGGCCAAATCGAAATTGCCGGGGAAAAGGTTCGTGCCGGCTGGTCGATGCCACGAGAGTTGCGCGCCCGGATGCAGGTGGTTTTTCAGGATCCTTTCGGCAGCTTCGATCCACGCTGGCGGGTCGAAAGCCTGGTCGCCGAACCGTTTCATCTGACAGGGAAGCCGCGAAACTGGCGCGATCAGGTTGCAGAGGCGCTGTTCGAGGTCGGTGTCACGGGCGACGTGATGCGCCGCTACATCCATGAGTTTTCGGGCGGACAACGCCAACGAATCGCCTTGGCGCGCGCGCTTATCATCCGCCCCAGCCTGCTCATCCTTGACGAGGCCGTCAGTGCCCTCGATGCCGGGGTTCGTGGGCAGGTGCTTGACCTTCTGGCCCAGATCAGGGTCAAGCATGGCTTGGCCTGTCTGTTCATCAGCCACGATCTTTCAGTGGTTCGGCAGGTGACTGATCGCGTCCTGATCATGCAAGAGGGCAGGATCGTCGAATCCGGGCCGACCGAAATCATCTTCGAATCCCCCAAGCACGGCTATACGCAAGAACTGCTGCGAGCAACGCCGCGGATCCCCGATCGTTACAGGATTGACGCGACGGTCTGA
- a CDS encoding D-amino-acid transaminase, with product MTRTVYLNGEYLPEAEAKVSIFDRGFVMADGVYEVTSVLQGKLLDFPGHLQRLDRSLKALGMGNPLADDEWLAVHRKMVELNQIDEGIIYLQVTRGNPGDRDFAYPPETTPQTIVLFTQAKPGLSENPQAKTGLKVVSVEDLRWARRDIKTVQLLFPSMAKMEAKHRGADDAWLVEDGFVTEGTSNNTYIVKDGKIITRELSTDILHGITRGSLLRYAAEAQMQIEERPFTIEEAQQADEAFFTSASAFVLPVVEIDGAKVGGGTPGPVATRLRELYLEESLKSAI from the coding sequence ATGACCCGCACCGTCTATCTCAATGGCGAATACCTGCCCGAGGCCGAGGCCAAGGTCTCGATCTTCGATCGCGGCTTCGTCATGGCCGACGGCGTTTACGAGGTGACCAGCGTATTGCAGGGCAAATTGCTGGATTTCCCTGGCCACCTGCAGCGGCTGGACCGGTCGCTCAAGGCACTTGGGATGGGCAATCCGCTTGCGGATGACGAATGGCTTGCCGTTCACCGCAAGATGGTCGAACTGAACCAGATCGACGAAGGGATCATCTACCTGCAGGTGACGCGCGGCAATCCGGGTGATCGCGATTTCGCCTATCCGCCCGAGACGACGCCGCAGACCATCGTGCTGTTCACGCAGGCAAAACCTGGATTGTCCGAAAACCCTCAGGCCAAGACCGGGCTCAAGGTCGTCTCGGTCGAGGATCTTCGCTGGGCACGCCGCGATATCAAGACGGTCCAGCTTCTGTTCCCCTCGATGGCAAAGATGGAGGCCAAGCATCGCGGCGCCGATGACGCCTGGCTGGTCGAGGACGGGTTCGTGACCGAGGGGACCTCGAACAACACCTATATCGTCAAGGATGGCAAGATCATCACGCGCGAGCTTTCCACCGATATCCTGCACGGCATCACGCGCGGCTCGCTGCTGCGCTACGCGGCCGAAGCCCAGATGCAGATCGAGGAACGTCCCTTCACGATTGAGGAAGCCCAGCAGGCGGACGAAGCCTTCTTCACCTCGGCCTCGGCCTTCGTGCTTCCGGTTGTCGAGATCGACGGCGCCAAGGTGGGCGGCGGCACTCCCGGCCCGGTCGCAACAAGGCTTCGCGAACTCTATCTGGAGGAATCGCTGAAATCGGCCATCTGA
- a CDS encoding calcium-binding protein, with translation MNQTIFLLLGLLGIAGIGSLVSSNDDDQPPEEPADDPYGGRDLIEGTDEDDTITGTAGDDAIQSFDGDDVVSGGEGDDAIWTGYGDDTVTADAGDDEIYLGYDDDLYGAYDLGADEGNDTIDGGEGADTIITNHGNHSITGGYGDDRIEDHGGTVYIDGEDDDDLILSADASDPDAPDTLLGGDGADTIHAGANDIVDAGQGSDVIVLRSDAGGAADITYGSADSLRITLAADYEGEESYDLVQDGDDVQVVVNGEVLAILRDTDASSVTSISLIREAVSG, from the coding sequence ATGAATCAGACCATCTTTCTGTTGCTCGGATTGCTGGGCATTGCTGGAATCGGCTCGCTGGTCTCCAGCAATGACGATGATCAACCGCCGGAAGAACCGGCCGATGATCCCTATGGCGGCCGCGACCTGATCGAGGGCACGGATGAGGATGACACCATCACCGGGACCGCTGGCGACGATGCGATCCAGTCCTTCGATGGTGACGATGTTGTCTCGGGCGGAGAAGGTGACGACGCGATCTGGACGGGGTATGGCGATGATACCGTCACCGCCGATGCGGGTGATGACGAGATCTATCTCGGCTATGACGACGACCTCTACGGTGCCTATGACCTGGGCGCCGACGAAGGCAATGACACGATCGACGGTGGCGAGGGTGCGGATACCATCATCACCAATCACGGCAACCATTCGATCACCGGTGGCTATGGTGACGATCGGATCGAGGATCATGGCGGCACCGTCTATATCGACGGCGAGGATGATGACGACCTGATCCTGTCGGCCGATGCCTCAGACCCGGACGCTCCGGATACGTTGCTGGGCGGTGATGGTGCCGATACGATTCATGCAGGTGCCAACGATATCGTCGATGCCGGTCAGGGCTCGGACGTGATCGTTCTGCGCAGTGACGCCGGTGGGGCGGCCGATATCACCTATGGCAGTGCCGATAGTCTGAGGATCACCTTGGCCGCCGATTATGAGGGCGAGGAATCCTATGACCTTGTCCAAGACGGAGATGACGTCCAGGTCGTCGTGAATGGCGAAGTTCTGGCCATTCTGCGCGATACGGACGCAAGCAGCGTGACCAGCATTTCGCTGATCCGCGAGGCCGTTTCTGGTTGA
- a CDS encoding amino acid ABC transporter ATP-binding protein: MTTQPMAQAPLGDTAIEISQLNKWYGTFHVLRDINLNVSRGERIVIAGPSGSGKSTLIRCINRLEEHQAGKIVVDGTELTNDLKNIDKVRSEVGMVFQHFNLFPHLTILENCTLAPIWVRKIPKREAEETAMHFLEKVKIPEQANKYPGQLSGGQQQRVAIARSLCMRPRIMLFDEPTSALDPEMIKEVLDTMIELAEDGMTMLCVTHEMGFAQAVAHRVIFMDQGQIVEQNTPKEFFNNPQSERTKMFLSQILGH; this comes from the coding sequence ATGACCACTCAACCCATGGCGCAGGCACCGCTTGGCGATACTGCGATCGAGATCTCGCAGCTGAACAAGTGGTACGGGACTTTCCACGTCCTGCGAGACATCAATCTGAACGTGAGCCGGGGTGAGCGCATCGTCATTGCCGGGCCCTCGGGCTCGGGCAAGTCTACGCTGATCCGCTGCATCAATCGGCTCGAAGAGCATCAGGCCGGAAAGATCGTCGTCGACGGAACCGAACTGACCAATGATCTGAAAAATATCGACAAGGTTCGATCTGAAGTCGGGATGGTGTTCCAGCACTTCAACCTCTTCCCCCATCTGACCATCCTCGAAAACTGCACGCTTGCGCCGATCTGGGTGCGCAAGATCCCCAAGCGCGAGGCCGAAGAGACGGCCATGCATTTCCTTGAAAAGGTCAAGATCCCCGAGCAGGCGAACAAGTATCCCGGCCAGCTTTCGGGCGGTCAGCAGCAGCGGGTTGCCATTGCCCGGTCGCTATGCATGCGCCCAAGGATCATGCTGTTTGACGAACCGACCTCGGCGCTCGACCCCGAGATGATCAAGGAGGTCCTCGACACGATGATCGAACTGGCCGAGGACGGCATGACGATGCTCTGCGTCACCCATGAAATGGGCTTTGCCCAAGCCGTCGCGCACCGGGTCATCTTCATGGATCAGGGCCAGATCGTCGAGCAGAACACCCCCAAGGAGTTCTTCAACAATCCGCAATCGGAACGCACCAAGATGTTCCTCAGCCAGATCCTCGGGCACTAG
- a CDS encoding amino acid ABC transporter permease, which produces MSDTHAQTTAYVRDTMLPPEPPPVSESGAIKWLRDNLFSTPLNIALTVLGIGIVWLIVSTLWPWLSHSVWNASSMAECRQIIAEAHGPEATGACFAVIKHRWNQFVFGFYPSELYWRPVLTFGALFLALAPVLFAESPVARRIVVGTAAILTFVISAILGAGTLELGAIAVLMLGWAFLIETRHGWALLASLLYPFLAVWLLWGGTIWEPAMALAGFVIGFLVWRALSAYGMFAFAAAAIVSALWWLWLSDHVAQAIASVLPLRLVPVASDQFGGFVLSITIGVAGIALSLPLGIILALARRSDLPVLKMMAVLFIEFIRGVPLITLLFVASLLLNYFLPPGTNFDIVLRVIIMVTLFASAYMAEVIRGGLAALPKGQYEAADALGLDYWKAQRLIILPQALKISIPGIVSTFIGMFKDTTLVVFVGLFDPLKAMSDTIRASFEWKGAYWEPYIFVGSIFFILCFGMSRYSMYLERRLKRDHR; this is translated from the coding sequence ATGAGCGATACCCATGCCCAGACAACCGCCTATGTGCGCGACACCATGTTGCCCCCCGAGCCGCCACCAGTCAGCGAATCCGGCGCGATCAAGTGGCTCAGGGACAACCTGTTCTCCACGCCGCTCAACATCGCGCTCACGGTGCTCGGGATCGGGATCGTCTGGCTGATCGTCAGCACGCTCTGGCCCTGGCTCTCGCATTCCGTGTGGAATGCGAGCAGCATGGCAGAGTGCCGCCAGATCATCGCCGAAGCGCATGGGCCCGAGGCGACCGGCGCCTGCTTCGCGGTGATCAAGCACCGCTGGAACCAGTTCGTCTTCGGCTTCTACCCCTCCGAGCTTTACTGGCGCCCGGTGCTCACGTTCGGAGCGCTTTTCCTTGCGCTGGCGCCGGTGCTGTTTGCCGAGAGCCCGGTCGCACGCCGGATCGTTGTCGGAACGGCCGCGATCCTGACCTTCGTCATCTCGGCCATTCTCGGCGCGGGCACGCTGGAACTCGGGGCCATCGCGGTGCTGATGCTGGGCTGGGCGTTCCTGATCGAGACACGGCATGGCTGGGCGCTTCTCGCCAGCCTGCTCTATCCCTTCCTCGCGGTCTGGCTGCTTTGGGGCGGCACGATCTGGGAGCCGGCAATGGCCCTTGCGGGCTTCGTCATCGGCTTCCTCGTCTGGCGGGCGCTCTCGGCCTATGGCATGTTTGCCTTTGCCGCAGCAGCCATCGTTTCGGCGCTCTGGTGGCTTTGGCTTTCCGACCACGTTGCCCAAGCGATTGCTTCGGTGCTGCCGTTACGCCTCGTGCCGGTCGCGTCGGACCAGTTCGGCGGCTTCGTCCTCTCGATCACCATCGGCGTCGCGGGGATCGCCCTTTCCTTGCCGCTGGGGATCATCCTTGCGCTGGCGCGCCGCTCCGACCTGCCGGTCCTGAAGATGATGGCGGTGCTGTTCATCGAGTTCATCCGGGGCGTGCCGCTCATTACGCTGCTGTTCGTGGCCTCTCTGCTTCTGAACTACTTCCTGCCACCGGGCACCAACTTCGATATCGTCCTGCGGGTCATCATCATGGTGACGCTGTTCGCCTCGGCCTACATGGCAGAAGTGATCCGCGGTGGCCTGGCCGCCTTGCCAAAGGGGCAATACGAGGCCGCCGATGCGCTGGGGCTGGATTACTGGAAGGCTCAGCGCCTGATCATCCTGCCGCAGGCCCTGAAAATCAGTATCCCGGGCATCGTCTCGACCTTCATCGGGATGTTCAAGGACACGACCCTGGTCGTCTTCGTCGGTCTCTTCGACCCGCTCAAGGCCATGTCGGACACCATCCGTGCGAGCTTCGAATGGAAGGGGGCCTATTGGGAACCCTATATCTTCGTCGGCTCGATCTTCTTCATCCTCTGCTTCGGCATGTCGCGATATTCGATGTATCTCGAACGCCGGCTGAAGCGCGACCACCGTTGA
- a CDS encoding amino acid ABC transporter permease, whose protein sequence is MVDYPGAADPPFRLSMLIYDRRYRSLTIQAVVFILVMLLASWLIDNTLKNLAILGKTFSFDFLFRRAGYDIPQQPIPYNSDDTHLRATVVGLLNTLQVSIFGCIAATILGVVVGVLRLSSNWLIARLMTIYVEVFRNIPLLLWILVILAIFTETMPPPNAYRGENPSAGMILFDLVAPTNRYTAVPAIGMTNPPGVIAIGREGISWALIAFAVVVALAYLAHRFLKQWAKRVQDESGKRPTTWWITLAMYVLPVLFLTWYFGLHLIPPVLRGFNFADGVNLDNAFVVLWLALTLYTGAFIAEIVRAGILAVSKGQTEAAFALGLRPRRTMSLVILPQALRVIVPPLISQYLNLTKNSSLAIAVGYMDLRGTLGGTTLNQTGREMECMVLMMGIYLVLSLIISGGMNVFNSRVKLRER, encoded by the coding sequence ATGGTTGATTACCCAGGCGCGGCGGATCCGCCTTTCCGCCTGTCGATGCTGATATACGACCGCCGATACCGGTCCCTGACCATTCAGGCCGTCGTTTTCATCCTCGTCATGCTGCTCGCCAGCTGGCTTATCGACAACACGCTCAAGAACCTTGCCATCCTGGGCAAGACCTTCAGTTTCGACTTTCTTTTCAGGCGCGCGGGCTACGACATTCCGCAGCAGCCGATCCCCTACAACTCCGACGATACGCATCTGCGTGCGACGGTCGTCGGTCTTCTGAACACCCTTCAGGTCTCGATCTTCGGCTGCATCGCGGCAACGATCCTCGGGGTTGTCGTGGGTGTCCTGCGGCTGTCGTCGAACTGGCTCATCGCGCGCTTGATGACCATCTATGTCGAGGTTTTCCGCAACATCCCGCTGCTGCTCTGGATTCTCGTGATCCTGGCGATCTTCACCGAAACCATGCCGCCGCCGAACGCCTATCGCGGAGAGAACCCTTCCGCCGGCATGATCCTGTTCGATCTGGTCGCGCCCACCAACCGCTACACGGCTGTTCCGGCGATCGGCATGACGAATCCGCCGGGCGTCATCGCGATCGGACGGGAAGGGATAAGCTGGGCGCTGATTGCCTTTGCGGTCGTGGTCGCGCTTGCCTATCTGGCACATCGTTTCCTGAAACAATGGGCCAAGCGGGTCCAGGACGAATCCGGCAAGCGGCCGACCACCTGGTGGATCACGCTGGCAATGTATGTTCTGCCCGTTCTGTTCCTGACCTGGTATTTCGGACTGCACCTCATCCCGCCGGTCCTGCGCGGCTTCAACTTCGCTGATGGCGTCAATCTCGACAACGCCTTCGTCGTGCTCTGGCTCGCGCTTACGCTTTATACCGGGGCCTTCATCGCCGAGATCGTTCGCGCCGGCATCCTTGCCGTCAGCAAGGGCCAGACCGAGGCCGCCTTCGCGCTTGGCTTGCGTCCACGCCGCACGATGAGCCTCGTCATCCTGCCCCAGGCGCTGCGCGTGATCGTGCCCCCGCTGATCTCGCAATATCTGAACCTGACCAAGAACAGTTCGCTCGCCATTGCCGTGGGCTACATGGACCTGCGCGGCACGCTGGGCGGCACGACGCTGAACCAGACCGGACGCGAGATGGAATGCATGGTGCTGATGATGGGCATCTATCTGGTTCTCAGCCTGATCATCTCGGGCGGGATGAACGTGTTCAACAGTCGCGTCAAGCTGAGGGAGCGGTGA